The Anabaena sp. WA102 genome contains a region encoding:
- a CDS encoding 2Fe-2S iron-sulfur cluster-binding protein, which produces MGNIKFVKENKEIVAADGANLRLKAVENGIDIYKFFGKMTNCGGAGQCTTCVVQIIEGLENLSPRTDLENRKFKNKPDNYRLACQTVVNGPITVITKP; this is translated from the coding sequence ATGGGAAACATCAAATTTGTCAAAGAGAATAAAGAAATAGTCGCCGCAGATGGTGCTAATCTCCGACTCAAAGCTGTAGAAAATGGCATTGATATTTATAAATTTTTCGGCAAAATGACCAATTGCGGCGGTGCTGGACAATGTACTACTTGTGTTGTCCAAATTATCGAAGGACTAGAAAACCTATCTCCACGTACAGATTTAGAAAACCGCAAATTCAAAAACAAGCCTGACAACTACCGTCTAGCTTGTCAAACCGTAGTGAACGGACCTATTACCGTCATCACCAAACCTTAA
- the psbM gene encoding photosystem II reaction center protein PsbM: MQVNDLGFVASILFVLVPAVFLIMLYIQTSSRES; this comes from the coding sequence ATGCAAGTTAATGATTTGGGTTTCGTAGCGAGCATTTTGTTCGTACTAGTACCCGCCGTGTTTTTAATCATGCTTTACATCCAAACTTCCAGCCGCGAAAGTTAA